In the genome of Sphingomonas sp. LR60, the window ATCCAGCGCGCGGCGCAAGCCGGAAACGATCATCCCGCGCACCAGCGCCGGATCTCGAAAGCGCACCTCGGTCTTGGCGGGATGGACGTTCACGTCGACCTCGCTCGGGGGAATGTCGAGGAACAGCGCCACCACCGCATGGCGGTCACGGGGCATCATCTCGGCATAGGCGCCGCGGATCGCGCCGATCAGCAACCGGTCGCGCACCGGGCGACCGTTGACGAACAGATATTGATGGTCCGCCACCCCGCGGTGGAAGGTCGGCAGCCCCGCGACGCCGCCGAGCACATGGCCTTCGCGTTCCAGGTCGATCGCGACCGAATTGTCGGCGAGCGCACGATCGGTAAGTGCCGCGACGCGTGCCGGCCGACTCTCGGCCGCCGCGACCGACAGCGTGCGCCGCCCGTCATGCTCCAGCGAGAAGGCGATGTCGGGGCGCGCCATCGCCAGCCGCCGCACGACGTCGAGGCAGGCGGCATATTCCGAGCGCGGCGAGCGCAGGAACTTGCGCCGCGCGGGCACCTGCGCGAACAGCGCCTCCGCCACGACGCGCGTCCCCGGCGGCAAGGCGGCGGGACCGTCGCGCTCCAGCACGCCGTTGTCGATCGTTCGCGCCCAGCCCTCCGCGCCCGCCGGGCGGCTCTCGATCGTCAGCCGCGCGACCGAGGCGATCGACGGCAGCGCCTCGCCGCGGAAACCGAGCGTCTGGACCCGGTCGATATCCTCGTCGGGCAACTTGGAGGTGGCGTGACGTTCCAGCGCCAGCGCGATCTCCTCCGGAACCATGCCGCAGCCATCGTCGGCGACTTCGATCCGCTCTACCCCGCCGGCAGCGAGCACGATCGCGATCCGCGTGGCGCCGGAATCGATCGCGTTTTCGACTAACTCCTTTAACGCGCTGGCTGGTCTTTCCACCACTTCACCGGCGGCGATACGGTTGACCAGATGCGAGGGGAGACGGCGTATTGACACGCGGCAACACCTAGACCAAGCCGCGGCATCCCGCGACCCCGCAGATACCATCGCCAGCATGATTTCTGCGGGACGCGCGGACTTGGACGATCACTGCCGGCGCCCACCGCAATCCGGCGACAACGACACGGACGACAACGTCAATGATATTCTCGCGCCTGTTCAAGATGACCTCGCACGACATGGCGATCGATCTCGGAACCGCGAACACGGTCGTCTACGTGCGCGGCCGCGGCATCGTGCTCAACGAGCCGTCGGTCGTGGCGGTCGAGACGATCAACGGCGTCAAGCGCGTGAAGGCGGTCGGTGAAGACGCCAAGCTGATGATGGGCAAGACGCCCGGCTCGATCGAGGCGATCCGGCCGCTGCGCGATGGCGTGATCGCCGACATCGATGTCGCCGAGCAGATGATCAAATATTTCATCGAGAAGGTGCACGGGCGTCGCCGCTTCATGCGCTGGCCGGAGATCGTGATCTGCGTCCCCTCGGGCTCGACCAAGGTGGAGCGTCGCGCGATCCGCGACGCCGCGCAGAATGCCGGCGCCAGCGCGGTGTACCTGATCGAGGAGCCGATGGCGGCGGCGATCGGTGCGGACATGCCGGTGACCGAGCCGGTCGGCTCGATGGTGGTCGATATCGGCGGCGGCACGACCGAGGTCGCGGTGCTGTCGCTGCGCGGGCTCGCCTACACCACGTCGGTGCGCGTCGGTGGCGACAAGATGGACGAGGCGATCGTCAGCTACGTGCGCCGCAACCACAATCTGCTGATCGGCGAAGCGACCGCAGAGCGGATCAAGCAGGAACTGGGCTGCGCCAAGCCGCCCGCGGACGGCATCGGCAAGACCGTGTATATCAAGGGTCGCGATCTCGTGAACGGCGTGCCCAAGGAAATCCAGATCACGCAGGCGCAGATCGCCGAAGCGGTCAGCGAGCCGGTCGCCGCGATCGTCGATGGCGTGCGGATCGCGCTTGAAAACACCGCGCCCGAGCTGGCGGCGGACATCGTCGACCAAGGGATCGTGCTGACCGGCGGCGGCGCGCTGCTGCAAGGGCTCGACGAGGTGCTGCGTGACGAAACCGGGCTGCCCGTGACGATCGCGGACGACCCGCTGATCTGCGTCGCGATCGGTACCGGCCGCGCGCTGGAGGATCCGCTGTTCCGCGCGGTGTTGCAGAACGGGTAAGCGATGCTCCGTCGTGCCCGGCAGGTGTTGAACCTGGTCCGGGGCGAACGGAAGGACATGGAATGGCAGGTCGTCACATAATCTGAAGGCGGGAGGTGACGGCAATGGCGCCGTCGCGGGATCGGCGCCCCGGCTTTTCGCGGCGCGCGCAATATGGACTGTTCGTCACCTACGTCCTCGGCATCGCCGGGGCGCTGGTGGGGGCGGTCCTGCTTGCGCTGTCGACCTTCCATCCCGCCGCCTTCTCCATGGCGCGCGCCGCGGTGTCGGA includes:
- a CDS encoding rod shape-determining protein, whose amino-acid sequence is MIFSRLFKMTSHDMAIDLGTANTVVYVRGRGIVLNEPSVVAVETINGVKRVKAVGEDAKLMMGKTPGSIEAIRPLRDGVIADIDVAEQMIKYFIEKVHGRRRFMRWPEIVICVPSGSTKVERRAIRDAAQNAGASAVYLIEEPMAAAIGADMPVTEPVGSMVVDIGGGTTEVAVLSLRGLAYTTSVRVGGDKMDEAIVSYVRRNHNLLIGEATAERIKQELGCAKPPADGIGKTVYIKGRDLVNGVPKEIQITQAQIAEAVSEPVAAIVDGVRIALENTAPELAADIVDQGIVLTGGGALLQGLDEVLRDETGLPVTIADDPLICVAIGTGRALEDPLFRAVLQNG